AAATCTTTAAACTATTGAAGAGCCAACGTCTAATATTGCAAAAAACTCAGCAATGGCCAAAGTTTTATCGGTATCGAAAATCATCATCTGGGACGAATGCACTATGGCGCATAAACATGCATTAGACTTAACCGAACATTGAAAGATTCACGCAATGACTGGAGATATTTTGGAGGTGCAATGATTTTACTGTCTGAAAATTTCCGCCAAACACTACCAGTAATTCCAAGATCTACGGCTGCCGACGAAATGAACGCTTGTCTCAAATCGTCGAATCTATGGCGCTATGTGAAGAAACTGCAGCTGACACAAAACATGAGAGTTGCATTGCTTAATGATACATATGCCGAAGATTTCTCTGAGCAATTGCTGACTATCGATAATGGTCAAGTACCTGTCGATGATTCGAGCagattgatatcatttccaaataatttctgtaattttgtcTCATCAAAAGACGAACTTATCAACAATGTATTTCCAAACATCATTTCtaactacaaaaataatgaatggtTGAGTGAGCGAGTAATTTTAGAGGCTAAGAATAAAGATGTAGATGTCCTGAActacataattcaaaataagatCATTGGAACAATGCATTCATTCAAATCTATTGACTGCGTCACAAATGAAGATGAAGCCACCAactattcaattgaatttttaaactcCTTGGATGTGCCTGGCTTACCACCGCACAATTTACGCCTAAAGGTTGGCTCCGTAGTAATCATGCTTCGAAACATAAACCAACCAAAACTGTGCAACGGTACGCGTTTGGTGCTTAGAAACTTGATGAGCAATGTAATTTACGCGACGATACTGAAAGGAAAATTCAAAGGTGTAGAAGTTCTCATTTCGAGGATCCCGATGATCCCAACCGATGCCGGTTG
The window above is part of the Diorhabda sublineata isolate icDioSubl1.1 chromosome 3, icDioSubl1.1, whole genome shotgun sequence genome. Proteins encoded here:
- the LOC130441204 gene encoding uncharacterized protein LOC130441204; the protein is MILLSENFRQTLPVIPRSTAADEMNACLKSSNLWRYVKKLQLTQNMRVALLNDTYAEDFSEQLLTIDNGQVPVDDSSRLISFPNNFCNFVSSKDELINNVFPNIISNYKNNEWLSERVILEAKNKDVDVLNYIIQNKIIGTMHSFKSIDCVTNEDEATNYSIEFLNSLDVPGLPPHNLRLKVGSVVIMLRNINQPKLCNGTRLVLRNLMSNVIYATILKGKFKGVEVLISRIPMIPTDAG